In a genomic window of Gossypium arboreum isolate Shixiya-1 chromosome 7, ASM2569848v2, whole genome shotgun sequence:
- the LOC108470832 gene encoding uncharacterized protein LOC108470832, which produces MQKMLHRSFKAAKCKTALKLAIPRIKLMKNKREAQVKQIKRELAQLLESDQDQTARIRVEHVVREEKTVEAYNLLEIYCELIVARMPMIESQKTCPIDLKEAISSVVFASKRCEEIPELKDATKHFTAKYGKEFTSAALELRPNCGVARMLTEKLSANAPDGPTKLNILTAIAKEHNIDWDPASFGAKESKIYDDKLNGPNTFTEAAKVSACSPNIQVPPSHNEQRPPSVQVPNYDKGPPDVQDSKYMEKNDVPTSFSEYGSRSSPNPKNFGYSMSSGTGNQGFMHSYSGNESAYTSPRQHWNMEFKDATTAAQAAAESAELASMAARAAAELSSRGNFSPRYSMSPSHRMRDEEPWKYTGSASQHEHVGRDPVNVSLHGRNSRNYERVDSNEQYARAGNGDKSTNSSFKSTASSYNEETSPKNQTADAYSRRDSFEGRQMEHFADTKRNSSENGDPHNVRVREQSRFSSSRSQSNSFTDDHDVVSDSNWLNSENYKRNSGASRMPFVNELHDTKNSDFADYQEVKIRKQSSHSSSSTFSDDNDVGPNLNSHDDSFIRHDKGSHQRSMKKTTDSYDNVSAVFDNYGSDNKEDHFNLEEEHGVHEFVSPVQRSPTRPLRTKTVPESHVFSGQRATPIFFESSMSPSVPSYEDDLPATFDDNGPSSESDEEKDKSKVVRSTNPSIGSNDSSLEESTGLNFGKLTGGLRNKGYRRPPFPISSAISSVEVADDASTRINQSSPRAAVEASEPYGKKGSDEVNRKLSMTASGTHDDSSDDDNEEERPIQPFSSTRDQYNKRSSLRVSLPYFGSRNSDSDEDLPKTSLKAHSNTGFSRRTKASPSNSQRSSNLQSTGSSEPKIVSDYSSRSSNANESLPKTQPQKTNLGHSGSFQNPELASQGTSRPVSETKRSSSDITLKSSASVPKIISSASAKSLKSQTSIGESQSKQNASHVHPKLPDIDILTAHFNSLRQNRQ; this is translated from the exons atgcagaAAATGCTTCACAGGAGCTTCAAAGCAGCCAAATG cAAAACAGCTTTGAAATTAGCTATACCACGAATAAAGCTGATGAAGAACAAAAGGGAAGCTCAAGTTAAGCAAATAAAGAGAGAATTAGCTCAATTATTGGAATCAGATCAAGATCAGACGGCTAGAATTCGG gtGGAGCATGTTGTTAGGGAAGAGAAGACTGTAGAAGCTTATAATCTTCTTGAAATATATTGTGAACTTATCGTTGCACGTATGCCGATGATCGAATCACAGAA AACCTGTCCTATCGACTTGAAGGAAGCAATTTCGAGTGTTGTATTTGCATCTAAAAGGTGTGAAGAGATACCGGAGCTCAAAGATGCCACCAAACATTTTACGGCAAAATACGGGAAAGAATTTACTTCTGCGGCACTTGAACTGCGTCCTAACTGTGGTGTTGCTCGTATG TTGACTGAGAAACTATCGGCCAATGCACCTGACGGTCCAACCAAGCTCAACATTTTGACTGCAATTGCTAAGGAACATAACATTGACTGGGATCCTGCATCATTTGGAGCAAAAGAATCAAAGATTTACGATGACAAGTTG AATGGACCAAATACTTTTACAGAGGCCGCCAAAGTTTCAGCATGTTCTCCTAATATCCAAGTCCCTCCAAGTCATAATGAGCAGAGACCTCCTAGTGTTCAAGTTCCAAATTATGATAAGGGGCCTCCTGATGTTCAAGATTCAAAATACATGGAGAAAAATGACGTGCCTACAAGCTTTTCTGAGTACGGCTCAAGATCATCGCCTAATCCTAAGAATTTTGGTTATTCGATGTCTTCTGGTACTGGAAATCAAGGGTTCATGCATTCATATTCGGGAAACGAGAGTGCCTACACTTCACCAAGGCAGCATTGGAATATGGAATTCAAGGATGCTACTACTGCTGCTCAGGCAGCTGCAGAATCTGCAGAGCTAGCTAGTATGGCTGCCCGAGCTGCTGCTGAACTTTCAAGCCGTGGAAATTTCTCCCCACGGTATTCAATGTCACCTTCCCATCGTATGAGAGATGAGGAGCCATGGAAATATACTGGCTCGGCATCTCAACATGAACATGTTGGCAGGGATCCAGTTAATGTTTCCCTTCACGGAAGGAATTCTAGGAATTACGAACGAGTTGACAGCAATGAACAATATGCCCGAGCAGGAAACGGTGATAAATCTACCAACAGTTCCTTCAAGTCAACTGCATCTTCCTACAATGAAGAAACATCACCGAAAAACCAAACCGCAGATGCATATTCTCGAAGAGACTCGTTTGAAGGCAGGCAGATGGAGCATTTTGCTGATACTAAGAGAAATTCGAGTGAAAATGGAGATCCTCATAATGTTAGGGTCAGGGAACAATCAAGATTTTCTTCTTCTCGTTCTCAATCAAACAGTTTTACTGATGATCATGATGTTGTCTCTGATTCAAACTGGTTGAATTCGGAAAATTATAAGAGAAACTCTGGTGCAAGCAGGATGCCATTTGTGAATGAACTGCATGATACAAAAAACTCCGATTTTGCTGATTATCAAGAAGTAAAGATCAGGAAGCAATCAAGTCATTCTTCTTCAAGTACTTTTTCTGATGATAATGATGTCGGACCGAACTTAAACAGTCATGATGATTCTTTTATTCGCCATGATAAAGGAAGTCATCAAAGGAGCATGAAAAAAACAACAGATTCTTATGACAATGTCTCAGCAGTTTTTGACAATTATGGATCAGATAATAAAGAAGATCATTTCAATTTGGAGGAAGAGCATGGGGTACATGAATTCGTATCTCCTGTTCAAAGATCACCTACTCGTCCATTAAGAACAAAGACCGTTCCAGAATCACATGTTTTCTCAGGGCAGCGGGCAACTCCTATCTTCTTTGAAAGTTCAATGAGCCCTTCAGTTCCTTCATATGAAGATGACTTGCCTGCTACTTTTGATGATAATGGACCTAGTTCGGAAAGTGACGAAGAGAAGGACAAATCTAAGGTTGTTAGGAGCACCAATCCTAGTATAGGTAGTAATGATTCTAGTCTGGAAGAAAGTACAGGATTGAACTTTGGAAAATTGACAGGTGGTCTTCGAAATAAGGGCTATAGGCGTCCACCATTTCCAATCAGCAGTGCTATATCCTCTGTAGAGGTAGCTGATGATGCGTCTACTAGAATTAACCAGTCGTCCCCTCGTGCAGCTGTGGAGGCTTCAGAGCCATATGGTAAGAAAGGGAGTGATGAAGTGAACAGAAAACTTAGCATGACGGCATCAGGCACTCATGATGATTCTAGCGATGATGACAATGAGGAAGAGCGACCAATACAGCCTTTTAGTAGCACTCGAGACCAATACAACAAAAGATCAAGCTTAAGAGTCTCTCTCCCATATTTTGGTTCAAGAAATAGTGATTCTGATGAAGACCTTCCTAAAACAAGTTTAAAGGCTCATTCAAACACGGGTTTTTCTCGAAGAACGAAGGCCTCTCCTTCGAACTCACAAAGAAGCTCCAATCTTCAATCTACTGGTTCTTCTGAGCCAAAAATAGTTTCTGACTACTCCTCAAGGAGCTCAAATGCTAACGAGTCTTTACCAAAGACACAGCCTCAAAAAACGAATTTGGGTCACTCGGGAAGTTTTCAGAATCCTGAGTTGGCATCACAAGGGACTTCAAGGCCAGTTTCAGAGACCAAAAGGTCTTCATCTGATATAACTTTGAAGTCATCTGCTTCTGTTCCAAAGATTATATCATCAGCTAGTGCCAAAAGTTTGAAGTCCCAAACTTCCATCGGCGAGAGCCAATCTAAACAAAATGCTAGTCATGTTCATCCAAAGCTTCCCGATATCGATATCTTGACTGCACACTTCAATTCTCTCAGACAGAATCGCCAATGA
- the LOC108468390 gene encoding vacuolar protein sorting-associated protein 32 homolog 2-like, whose amino-acid sequence MFNRLFGKPKQEINALTTLDKLNETLEMLEKKEKVLLKKAAAEVEKAKEFAKARNKRAAIQCLKRKRLYEQQIEQLGNFQLRVHDQMIMLEGAKATTETVDALRTGAAAMKAMQKATNIDDVDKTMDEINEQTENMKQIQEALSTPIGAAADFDEDELEAELEELEGAELEEQLLQPATTAPAAPVHVPAGRQPARPIPQKHTAEEDELAALQAEMAL is encoded by the exons ATGTTCAACCGGCTTTTTGGAAAACCCAAGCAAGAAATCAATGCTCTAACCACGTTAGACAAATTAAATGAG ACCCTTGAAATGCTAGAGAAGAAGGAGAAGGTACTTCTCAAAAAGGCTGCTGCAGAGGTTGAAAAGGCCAAGGAATTCGCCAAAGCGAGAAACAAGAGAG CGGCTATACAGTGCTTGAAGAGGAAGAGACTATATGAACAACAAATAGAGCAGCTTGGCAACTTCCAGCTTCGTGTTCATGATCAA ATGATAATGTTAGAAGGTGCTAAAGCCACAACCGAAACCGTAGATGCTTTGAGAACCGGAGCTGCTGCAATGAAGGCAATGCAGAAAGCAAC GAATATAGATGATGTTGACAAAACAATGGACGAGATCAATGAACAAACCGAAAACATGAAACAGATCCAAGAAGCACTGTCAACTCCTATTGGAGCTGCAGCTGATTTTGACGAG GATGAATTGGAGGCAGAACTCGAAGAGCTTGAAGGTGCTGAGTTAGAAGAACAGCTTCTCCAGCCTGCAACAACAGCTCCTGCAGCACCAGTTCATGTGCCTGCTGGAAGGCAACCGGCTCGTCCTATTCCTCAAAAGCACACAGCTGAGGAAGATGAACTCGCCGCATTGCAGGCTGAGATGGCTCTTTAA
- the LOC108484471 gene encoding meiotic nuclear division protein 1 homolog, with product MAYIISTPFPLRFPDSILNFQVSSAFVEKKKKGSSPMSKRRGLSLEEKREKILQIFYESQDFFLLKELEKLGPKKGVITQSVKDVVQSLVDDDLVSKDKIGTSVYFWSLPSCAGNQLRNVQRKLESDLENSKKKFVELVDKRNELKKGREESDERETALAELKAIELKHNELKEEMVQYADNDPAAFEALKKAIEVAHGAANRWTDNIFTLRQWCSNNFPEAKEQLEHMYKEIGITDDFDYVEFSPAAIQICAVGDEEGNP from the exons ATGGCGTATATTATTTCAACACCCTTTCCACTGAGATTCCCAGATTCAATTTTGAATTTTCAAGTGAGCAGTGCCTtcgttgaaaaaaaaaaaaaaggatcatcGCCAATG TCGAAGAGACGAGGTCTTTCATTGGAAGAAAAGAGGGAGAAAATTCTTCAGATATTTTATGAATCTCAAGATTTCTTCCTC CTTAAGGAGCTTGAAAAATTGGGTCCTAAGAAAGGGGTAATCACTCAATCAGTTAAAGATGTTGTTCAAAGTTTGGTTGATGATGACCttgtttcaaaggataaaattggAACATCT GTATACTTTTGGAGCCTTCCTAGCTGTGCTGGAAATCAG TTGAGGAATGTGCAACGGAAACTCGAATCAGATCTTGAGAACAGTAAGAAGAAATTCGTGGAGCTTGTTGATAAGCGTAATGAATTAAAGAAGGGGCGTGAAGAATCT GACGAAAGAGAGACGGCCTTGGCTGAATTAAAGGCCATAGAATTGAAACATAATGAGCTTAAG GAGGAGATGGTACAGTATGCAGACAATGATCCAGCTGCATTTGAAGCATTGA AGAAAGCAATTGAGGTTGCTCATGGAGCAGCAAACAGATGGACAG ACAACATTTTCACTCTGCGGCAGTGGTGCTCAAACAACTTTCCTGAAGCCAAAGAGCAGCTTGAACACATGTACAAGGAG ATCGGAATTACAGACGATTTCGATTACGTGGAGTTCTCGCCTGCAGCCATTCAAATATGTGCAGTTGGCGATGAAGAAGGCAATCCTTAA